A DNA window from Desulfurella sp. contains the following coding sequences:
- the folE2 gene encoding GTP cyclohydrolase FolE2 has translation MSLKDVQSQRDFRNININKVGVKGVKYPITLLDKKNGLQHTIADINMYVLLPSKFKGTHMSRFIEIINENKNEINIKKISHILNQMKIKLNAQKAYLEINFDYFIEKQAPVSKIKSLMSYTCGLYAFSGDTDELTLFVKVPVTSLCPCSKEISDYGAHNQRAFVSVYVKFTDMVWIEDIISIVEANASSDIYCLLKRPDEKFVTEKAYNNPMFVEDIARNIVKALKLDKRIYWYKVEVESLESIHNHNAYACIEKTN, from the coding sequence GTGAGTTTGAAAGATGTTCAATCCCAAAGGGATTTTCGAAATATTAACATCAATAAAGTTGGTGTAAAAGGCGTAAAGTATCCTATTACATTACTTGATAAAAAAAATGGGCTGCAACACACTATTGCTGATATTAATATGTATGTATTATTGCCTAGTAAATTTAAAGGTACACATATGAGTCGATTTATAGAAATTATTAATGAAAATAAAAACGAAATAAATATAAAAAAAATTTCACATATTTTAAATCAGATGAAAATAAAGCTAAATGCCCAAAAAGCGTATTTAGAAATAAATTTTGACTATTTCATAGAAAAACAAGCTCCCGTTTCGAAAATAAAATCTTTAATGAGCTATACTTGTGGTTTGTATGCATTTAGTGGAGATACTGATGAACTTACTCTTTTTGTTAAGGTTCCGGTAACTTCGCTATGCCCTTGTTCAAAAGAAATAAGTGACTACGGTGCGCACAATCAAAGAGCCTTTGTATCTGTTTATGTTAAATTTACCGATATGGTTTGGATAGAAGATATTATTAGTATTGTTGAAGCTAATGCCAGTAGCGATATTTACTGTTTGCTTAAGCGCCCAGATGAAAAGTTTGTGACAGAAAAAGCATACAATAATCCTATGTTTGTGGAAGATATAGCAAGAAATATTGTAAAAGCTCTAAAGTTAGATAAACGTATTTATTGGTATAAAGTAGAAGTAGAAAGTTTAGAAAGTATCCATAACCACAACGCATATGCCTGTATCGAAAAAACTAATTAA
- the sucC gene encoding ADP-forming succinate--CoA ligase subunit beta: MKLHEYQAKELMSQYEVPIPEGRVAYFPYDAWMVAMELGFPVVLKAQVLTGGRGKAGGVKIAKTADEARDIAQELFGKTLVTAQTGPQGVKVRKLLVEKVSSIKRELYFSITIDRTIGKPVVIASKRGGMSIEEVSELYPEDIIKIPIDPAVGFLPYQIRRLKYDLDLVEQEKEISRIVSNLYKLFMDKDCSLLEMNPLVVTDTNHLVALDAKIEIDDNAIFRRKEIAKMRDLTEYDPDELEARFAGLNFIKLDGDIGCMVNGAGLAMATMDVIKFAGGNPANFLDVGGEATPDTIAKGFEIITRDPKVKAIFINIFGGIVRCDKVANGILQALKTVEVKVPIVVRLTGMNKEEGMEMLKNSGLAFSVAQDIKEAAHMITQITKPKKEENQTTKETNKKEK, translated from the coding sequence ATGAAGCTTCACGAGTACCAGGCAAAAGAGCTGATGAGTCAATACGAAGTACCAATACCAGAAGGCAGGGTAGCATATTTTCCCTACGATGCATGGATGGTTGCAATGGAGCTGGGTTTTCCTGTTGTATTAAAAGCCCAGGTTCTAACCGGTGGCAGGGGTAAAGCAGGTGGTGTAAAGATTGCAAAGACTGCAGATGAAGCCAGAGACATTGCTCAGGAATTATTTGGCAAAACGCTTGTAACAGCACAGACTGGACCACAGGGTGTAAAGGTAAGGAAACTGCTTGTAGAAAAAGTATCAAGCATTAAAAGGGAGCTTTACTTTTCTATTACTATAGATAGAACCATAGGAAAACCTGTGGTTATTGCTTCAAAAAGGGGTGGTATGAGCATAGAAGAGGTAAGTGAGCTCTACCCGGAAGATATCATAAAAATACCAATAGATCCAGCGGTAGGCTTTTTGCCATACCAGATAAGAAGACTAAAGTACGATCTTGACCTTGTTGAGCAGGAAAAAGAAATATCAAGAATTGTAAGTAACCTGTACAAACTGTTTATGGATAAAGACTGTTCGCTTTTAGAGATGAACCCCCTTGTAGTAACAGATACAAACCACCTGGTAGCCCTTGATGCAAAGATAGAAATAGATGACAATGCAATCTTTAGAAGAAAAGAAATAGCAAAGATGCGAGATTTAACTGAGTATGACCCAGATGAGCTTGAAGCACGCTTTGCTGGTTTAAACTTTATCAAGCTTGATGGTGATATAGGCTGTATGGTAAATGGTGCAGGTCTTGCTATGGCTACAATGGATGTTATCAAATTTGCAGGTGGAAACCCGGCAAACTTTCTTGACGTAGGTGGCGAAGCTACGCCAGATACCATAGCAAAAGGTTTTGAGATAATAACCAGGGATCCAAAAGTAAAAGCTATATTCATAAATATATTTGGCGGCATAGTGCGATGCGATAAAGTGGCAAATGGCATATTGCAAGCCTTAAAGACAGTAGAAGTAAAAGTCCCAATAGTGGTAAGGCTTACCGGTATGAATAAAGAAGAAGGTATGGAAATGCTAAAAAACAGTGGCCTTGCATTTTCTGTAGCCCAGGATATAAAAGAAGCTGCTCATATGATAACTCAAATAACAAAACCAAAAAAAGAAGAAAACCAAACAACAAAAGAAACCAATAAGAAGGAGAAATAA